The Desulfonatronospira thiodismutans ASO3-1 DNA segment AAAAAAGCCATCCAGCACCGGAAGAATTCTTTATTTTACCGCACCCTGCGCGGGGCCAGGATCGGCGATCTGTTCATGAGCTTCATTCATACCTGTCAGCTTAACAAAGTGAACTCCTTTGACTACCTGACCCAGCTTCAGAAAAACATAGAAGAGGCCCTCGCGGCTCCACAAAAATGGATGCCCTGGAACTATCGAGAAAACCTCCCCAACGAATAATCTCCTCCACGCCAAGCCAGCGCAATATCAACAGACCCTCCTCCTGGACCTTGAGTCATGGAGGAGGTGTCTCAACTTGTGCTGTGATAACCGAAAATTGACCAGCCCCTGAACTGGCCCTCCAAGCAAAGCCTACGCCAGCTGCCGTGAAATTTTTTCTGCTTACGCACGTCTGCCGAAAGTACACATACAAAGGCCCTTTCAGGCATTGCCGGTACCAGACATTTCAAGGCCAACCAGATGATTTTCCAGGAAAACGATCCCGGTGAGGGATTTTACGGGATAGTTCAGGGAAAAGTAAAAATCTACAAATCCTCCCCCCTGGGCAAGGAGCATATTCTGCACATCTTCGGTCCCGGGGAGATCTTTGCCGAAGTTGCCGTTTTTGCAGGCAGAAACTTTCCTGCCAGTGCCCTGTGTCTTGAGGATACCAAACTTCTCTTTTTCCCCCGCAAACAGTTCAGACGCCTTATCAGCGAAAACCCTGACCTGGGCCTGAATCTGCTGGGCCTTTTATCCATGCGCTTGAGGAACATGGTGGGCAAGGTGGAAGAACTGAGCCTCAAGGAGGTACCCGCCAGGCTGGCCACACATCTGTTGCTCATCAGGGAAAACCTGGGCAAAGATCAGTTCGACCTGGATCTGAACAAATCCCAGCTGGCCGGCTTTCTGGGCACCATCCCCGAAACTCTGTCCCGGGTGATACGCAAAATGAACGAAGAGGAATACATTGAAACAGCAGGCAAGAAGGTAACCCTTCTGGATATCTCGGGACTGGAAGATCTGGCCGCAGGCAATCTGAGACTTTAGTGACTTACTCCTAAAACCCTGTCATAAAAAACAAGAAACTTAGACAGGATTAACAGGATTGACAGGATAAGCAATCAGCGGCCCCGGTGAAATCAGCTGCGCTGTCCTTCGGAATTTCACAGGGCAAGCCGGAAGCCGCAGATTGCATTAGCCATCCAGCACTCACTTTCTTCCGGCACTCATGAATGCAGGAAAAAAGTGAGTGCTGGAGTGATTACCTTTTGGCCTGGCTTCCGGCCAGGACAAAAATGTTTTTCTCTTAATCAATCTCTTAATCCTGTTAATCCTGTCAAAAAAGCTCTTTTCTTTATTGGATTGCGGGCATGGCCCGCGTTAGTAACTATTTATTGTCCTTGGTGCCGGTATAAGTAAAGGCGCTGGAGTTCATCTTGTAAAACCTGCCCTGGTCAATGCCCACCACCTGTCCACAGGGACAGGCAAGGCCTCCTTTCTGCTCCAGGCCGTCATAAAACCTGGTAATCCGGCTCTTGTGGCAGCGCAGGACTTCTCCGGAGCCCACCTTTCTGTATTTGAAAAGTTTTTTTTTACAGCCGGAACATTTGATTGTAAGCATGCCTGTAGTTCATATTCATAATTTTATTCAACTGCAAGCGGCGAGGACTCTTTCATGCGCGTTCACCCCCGTAGAATACAGGAGATAAGAACAGGCAACCAGGACTCAGGCCCGGTCATTTACTGGATGAGCCGGGACCAGAGAATAAAGGACAACTGGGCCCTGGTGCACGCCCAGGACCTGGCCCTGCACCTCTCGCGCCCCCTGAGGATTGTTTTTTGCCTGGCGGACGGGTTTTTGCAGGCAGGCCTGCGTCAGTTCGACTTTATGCTCAGGGGCCTGCATGAATGTGCCGGCGTTGCAGAAAGCCTGAATATCCCCCTGGACCTGGTACGGGGAGAAGCCGGCCTC contains these protein-coding regions:
- a CDS encoding Crp/Fnr family transcriptional regulator, which gives rise to MAGTRHFKANQMIFQENDPGEGFYGIVQGKVKIYKSSPLGKEHILHIFGPGEIFAEVAVFAGRNFPASALCLEDTKLLFFPRKQFRRLISENPDLGLNLLGLLSMRLRNMVGKVEELSLKEVPARLATHLLLIRENLGKDQFDLDLNKSQLAGFLGTIPETLSRVIRKMNEEEYIETAGKKVTLLDISGLEDLAAGNLRL